DNA from Bacteroidetes bacterium SB0662_bin_6:
TCTCTTGGACAGAACTATCCGAACCCGTTCAATCCGGGCACTTCCATTTCCTGGATGCAACCGGTTTCCGGTCAGGTCCGGTTGTCTGTATACAACCTGCTGGGGCAAAACATGGCTACGCTGGTGGATGGCCTGCGCCCGGCGGGCGAACATGAAGTACGGCTGGATGCCTCCGGGTGGCCCGGCGGGATGTACGTCTATGTGCTTGAAACAGGGACACACACGCTGACCCGGCATATGGTGCTGCTGAAATAATCGCGGCAGGTAGAAAAAATTACACGCTCCGGAATCCGGAGGAACCTTGCAGTTCTGGAACCATCGGCTAATGCCGATTTACTGTCGCTTTACAGGGGCGGAGTTTCAGAGTCCCTAATCTATCCCCGCCCTCGGCTGTGCGGCGTTCTCCACCCGTATCGACAGAATATCGATGTCGTGATACTGCTGGTGGCGTATGGATGAGGCATAGTGGCGCAGCAGCCTCAGCGGGGTTTCTTCTCCGATGCTCGGCGCTCCCTCGTTGAGCATCACCATCTGGTCCTCGAGGTTCGTCTCGTCGGTCGTTGCGATGAACTCCAGGTCGGCCGAGTCGCCGTCGCTGCCGGCGATGAGGAGCAGGCGGCGTTCGGAACCGTCCGTCTCTTCCTCCCCGCGCATGAGAATGTGTACGGTTTCCTCACCCACGGCGCGCAAACGCAGTTCCATCTCTTCGCCCAGATTCTTGCGCGCGGCGAACTTCACCATGAAGTCGTCGATCTCCGACAGGATCCCGGGCGTCAGCCGGGTCTTCAGACGTAACCGGCGCCCCCCCAATATTTCCTCGAACATCGCGAGCAGAATCACGGTGAAGCCCCCGACGGTCATGCCGTTTCCGAGGAGTTCGGCCCATATACCCTGAAAGGCTTCCGGGTAGATCCAGTCGAACTGAAACGCGAGCCCGATCCAGAAGGCGACGCCGACCACCAGGCCCTTGCGGAAATCCAGGCCGTCCTGCACCAGGATCTTCATCCCGAAGATGAAGATGAGCGCCACGATCACGACGAAGTACGCCGCGACGACGGGTCCCGGTATCGAGATGAGGAGATAGATGAACTTCGGCAGAAACGCGAGCGCCATGAAGACGATGCCCACGCAGACGCCGACGCGGCGCGCGGCGACTCCGGTAAGTTCCGCGACGCTGATGCTCATGCCGTAGGTGGTGTTTGGGACCGTCCCCGAGAGGCCGGCCAGTAGATTGCCCAGGCCGTCGGCGGAAAGCGCGCCCTGGATGGACCGGAAATCGATTGCGCGCGGCCTGCGCCACGAAACCCGCTGAATCGCAATGGTGTCTCCGAGCGTGTCCAGCGCACCCACCAGCGTCACCATAATAAAGGACGGCAGGAGCGCCCAGAACGCCGGGGAAAAAGTCAGGTCCACCCCGGGGTAGGCCAGTTGCGGCAACCCGATCCATGCGGCTTCCGCCACCGCCGACATGTCAAAGAACCCGAAACCGAAGGCGGCGGTCAGGCAGCCCGCCAGGATGCCGATGGCCGGCGCCCAAAGCCGCAATGCTCCGGAGAAGCCAAGCGGGACGAGGAGCATGACCAGCAGCGTCACGCTCGCGACGACCGGGCCTGCGGCCGGCGAGACATCCGCGGGCACATCGGCCAGTTTGTTCAGAATGAGCGGGGAGATCGTCACCGGGATGAGTATGAGTACGGTGCCCGCTACCGTGGGTGTGAAGATGCGCCTCAGGAGCGCCATCCTCGCGGCAAGCACGAACTGAACCAGGGATGATACGATGATCAGGGTCGCGAGCATGGCCGGCCCGCCCTGTTCGAGCGCCGTCACGCTCACGGCGAGAAATGCGCCGGTGCTCCCCATGACGAGGATGTAGCCGGCCCCGATGCGCCCCACCTTGCGCACCTGGATCACCGTCGTCACCCCGCTGATCAGGAGCGCCGCGAAGACGGCCCATGACAGGTAAGCGTCCCCGGCGCCTGCCACGGTGATCATGACCGTGGGCGTCAGGACGACGCTCGCGATGCAGAGGATGGCGTACTGAATCCCGAGTCCGACGGTGATCGGGAGGGGAGGACGCTCGTCAGGTTCGTATCGGACGTCCTGGCGGTTGGTGGTCGAGGCCATTGGGTTTTCCCGAAACGTCGTATTTGCACCGCGTGAAAGTCGGCGGCATCAGAGATAATGGGCGGGGCGGATAACGATTCCCTGAAAGTTGGAGTTCCCCGGGACGCGCACTATACTTTGATCTCTGCCGTGACACACCACGCGGGCGGCTGTGCCGCCGGCGCCAACCGGGTAAGACCCGTCCTGTCATGACTCTGAACGAAGTGTGGGAACACGTACAAGCGCTCTGGGGGTTTGTCCTGATTAGCCCGCCCGGGGGCCAGGCCATCACGGTCGGGCAGGTCGTTCTGACCCTGCTCTTGCTGGTCGTGGGTTACTTTGCCAGCCAACTGGTGGGGGTTCTCGTCGTGCGGCGGCTGTCGAAAACGGAACTTCGCCCCGATACCGTGCAGACCCTGAAGCGGGTCGCGTTTCTGACGGCACTGGTGATGCTCTTTCTCCTCGCGCTGAACATTCTTGGCATTCCGATCAGCGCCTTTGCCTTCGCCGTAGGCGCCATCGCGGTCGGCATCGGACTCGGCGCGCAAAACATCATCAACAATTACATCAGCGGCTGGATTCTCCTCTCCGAGCGCCCCATCCGAATCGACGATTTCATCGAGTTCGACAACTGGCAGGGCTTCGTTGAACACATCGGCCACCGTTCCACACGCATCCGCCGCACCGACGGCGTGCATCTGGTGGTTCCCAACAGCCACCTGCTGGAACGCACGGTGATCAACTGGGCGCTCATCGATCAGGAAGTCCGCGGTATCGTGCGCGTGGGCGTGGTATACGGCTCACCGATCCGCCGGGTGTCCGAGCTTGTCCTGCAGGCCGTGACCGAACATCCGAAGGTCAAGCGGGAGCCCGGTCCCAGCGTGGTGTTCGAGGACTTTGGCGACAGCGCGCTGATCTTCGATGCCTATTTCTGGTGCGTCGTCACCGGCGACAAGATGTTGCGCGAGATTCGCGGTGACATTCGCCTGCGTATTGCCGACTTGTTTGAGGAGGAAGGGATCGTGGTCGCGTTTCCGCAGCGCGACGTGCATCTGGACACTCCGGCGCCGTTGGAGGTTCGGGTGGTGCCTGAGCCGTGAGACAGATGCAGCATTCGTTCCTACGAAGCCACGTTATCCATCTGCGCTTTTTGCAAACGTCCGCTGTAGTCCACGTAGACGGTTTTCGTTTCCGTGTAGAAGTCGAACACCTCCCAGCCGCCGTCGCGGTGGCCGTTGCCGGTGTGCTTCACCCCCCCGAAAGGCATGTGCGCCTCGGCGCCGATCGTCGGCCCGTTGATGTATGTAATGCCCGCCTCGATATCCTTCATGGCGCGGTATGCCAGGCGTACGTCCTGCGTGTAGATACTGGAGGATAGTCCGTAGCGCGTGGCATTCGCCATGGCTACCGCTTCTTCGTAGGACGCGACCTTGAGTACGGAAAGCACCGGGCCGAAGATTTCCTCGCGCGCAATGCGCATTTCCGGCGTGACCCCGGTGAACAGGGTGGGTTCGAAGAAGAAGCCGTCACCAAGCGCTCCCTGCGCAGCCTGTTTTCCTCCCATACGGAGGGTTGCGCCTTCGCTGCGCCCGATCTCGACGTAGCGGGTCACCTTCTCCAGGGCTTTTTCGTTGATGAGCGGTCCGATGTTTACCCCCTCGTCGTTGCCGTATCCCAGGACGAGTTTCTGCGCCTGCTCGATGAGGCGCTCGACCAGGATATCGTGAATGGCTTCGTGCAGAATAAGCCGGCTGGTTGCGGTGCAGCGCTGGCCGGTGGTTCCGAAGGCGCCCCACAATACGCCTTCGAGCGCAAGGTCCAGGTCGGCGTCCGACATCACGATTTGCGCATTTTTGCCGCCCATCTCGAGGGAGAGACGTTTATTCAGCCTTCCGCACGCCTCACCGATTTTCGAGCCGGCGTCGTTCGAGCCGGTGAACGAAACGGCGTCGATGCCCGGGTGGTTGACGAGCGCTTCGCCGGTGGCGGCGCCTCCCTGCACCAGATTGAACACGCCGGCAGGCACGCCGGCGTCGGTGAAAAGGCGCGTAAGCAGCATGCCGCTGTGCGGTGCGTCTTCACTGGGCTTGAAGACGATCGTATTCCCGCAAGCCAGCGCCGGAAATATCTTCCAGGTCGGCACGGCGATCGGAAAATTCCAGGCCGTAATGATGCCGACGGCGCCCACGGGACGCCGGATGCTCATGTTGAATTTGTCCGGCAGTTCGCTGGGCACCGTGCGTCCGAAGAGGCGCCGCGTTTCCGAGGCCGCATAGTATGCGGTGTCTATGGCTTCCTGAACGTCCCCGCAGGTTTCGGCGAAGGGCTTGCCCATTTCGCGGGTTTCCTCGAAGGCGAGCTCCCGTTTCCGCTCGGTCAGCAGATCCCCGATGCG
Protein-coding regions in this window:
- a CDS encoding T9SS type A sorting domain-containing protein; this encodes SLGQNYPNPFNPGTSISWMQPVSGQVRLSVYNLLGQNMATLVDGLRPAGEHEVRLDASGWPGGMYVYVLETGTHTLTRHMVLLK
- a CDS encoding mechanosensitive ion channel; this encodes MTLNEVWEHVQALWGFVLISPPGGQAITVGQVVLTLLLLVVGYFASQLVGVLVVRRLSKTELRPDTVQTLKRVAFLTALVMLFLLALNILGIPISAFAFAVGAIAVGIGLGAQNIINNYISGWILLSERPIRIDDFIEFDNWQGFVEHIGHRSTRIRRTDGVHLVVPNSHLLERTVINWALIDQEVRGIVRVGVVYGSPIRRVSELVLQAVTEHPKVKREPGPSVVFEDFGDSALIFDAYFWCVVTGDKMLREIRGDIRLRIADLFEEEGIVVAFPQRDVHLDTPAPLEVRVVPEP
- a CDS encoding aldehyde dehydrogenase family protein, whose amino-acid sequence is MSVPFRNFVNGSWLDAADGATFEKLNPARTQELIGHFPESGQADIDAAVAAAHQTLPAWSDTPAPQRGEILRRIGDLLTERKRELAFEETREMGKPFAETCGDVQEAIDTAYYAASETRRLFGRTVPSELPDKFNMSIRRPVGAVGIITAWNFPIAVPTWKIFPALACGNTIVFKPSEDAPHSGMLLTRLFTDAGVPAGVFNLVQGGAATGEALVNHPGIDAVSFTGSNDAGSKIGEACGRLNKRLSLEMGGKNAQIVMSDADLDLALEGVLWGAFGTTGQRCTATSRLILHEAIHDILVERLIEQAQKLVLGYGNDEGVNIGPLINEKALEKVTRYVEIGRSEGATLRMGGKQAAQGALGDGFFFEPTLFTGVTPEMRIAREEIFGPVLSVLKVASYEEAVAMANATRYGLSSSIYTQDVRLAYRAMKDIEAGITYINGPTIGAEAHMPFGGVKHTGNGHRDGGWEVFDFYTETKTVYVDYSGRLQKAQMDNVAS